The Pristiophorus japonicus isolate sPriJap1 unplaced genomic scaffold, sPriJap1.hap1 HAP1_SCAFFOLD_888, whole genome shotgun sequence genome contains a region encoding:
- the LOC139257609 gene encoding octapeptide-repeat protein T2-like — translation EREGQRERQRERDRERGTQKERDKERERDRER, via the exons gagagagagggacagagagagagacagagagagagagacagagagaga gggacacagaaagagagggacaaagagagagagagagacagagagaga